In Dyadobacter sp. CECT 9275, the following proteins share a genomic window:
- the metG gene encoding methionine--tRNA ligase, which yields MPITNPKRYTVTAALIYANGPIHIGHLAGCYIPADIYVRYLRSQGREVAFISGTDEHGVPITIRAKKEGMTPQEVVDKYYTQIDAAFKELGISFDIYSRTSKAVHHKTSQEIFRDLYDKGVFVEETTEQYYDETAQQFLADRYIVGTCPVCANPNAYGDQCERCGSTLSPLELKDPRSTLSGAKPVLKATKNWYLPLDTMQPDIESYVNSHSEWKTNVFGQCQSWLKDGLKPRAMTRDLDWGIKVPVEDTDGKVLYVWFEAPIGYISATKDWLLQKNGSEDGWEKWWKKNAEGEDNSQTKLVHFIGKDNIVFHCIIFPAMLMAEGNYILADNVPANEFMNLEGDKISTSRNWAVWLHEYLNELPGKQDVLRYVLAANAPETKDSEFTWKDFQTRNNSELVGIYGNFINRAVVLTQKFCESTVPAQGELLEIDLNVLRDLAAFPAKIAESMENYRFREALSLVMDLARTGNKYLADTQPWHVIKTDPARVNTILNISLQIAASLAIVSEPVLPFTARKIFDQFGLRDTNWANAGRPDLLPEGSAIGESALLFEKIEDTVIEKQVQKLHDAKRLNELESKTVSEVRPEIQYDDFCKMDIRVATITEAEVVPKSKKLLKLKVDIGIEQRTVLSGISEHFKPEEIIGRKVLYLANLAPRKMMGMESHGMILMAEDRDGSLAFVQPGKDVWNGATVS from the coding sequence ATGCCCATTACTAATCCAAAACGATATACCGTCACGGCGGCACTGATTTATGCCAACGGGCCCATACATATTGGCCACCTGGCCGGATGTTACATTCCTGCTGACATATACGTCAGGTACCTCCGCTCGCAAGGCAGGGAAGTTGCCTTCATCAGTGGAACAGACGAACACGGTGTACCTATCACCATCAGGGCAAAAAAAGAAGGTATGACGCCGCAGGAAGTAGTGGATAAGTACTATACTCAGATCGATGCGGCTTTCAAGGAACTGGGTATTTCTTTTGATATTTATTCCCGGACCAGCAAGGCTGTTCATCATAAGACATCTCAGGAAATCTTCCGCGACCTTTATGACAAAGGTGTTTTTGTAGAAGAAACCACGGAACAATATTACGACGAAACGGCTCAGCAGTTCCTGGCCGACAGATACATTGTGGGTACCTGCCCGGTCTGTGCCAACCCGAATGCCTATGGTGACCAGTGCGAACGTTGCGGGTCAACACTGAGCCCGCTTGAACTCAAGGATCCTCGCTCAACATTGTCTGGCGCAAAGCCTGTACTAAAGGCTACCAAAAACTGGTACCTTCCGTTAGATACCATGCAGCCCGATATTGAAAGTTATGTAAACAGCCATAGCGAATGGAAAACAAATGTTTTCGGGCAATGCCAGTCGTGGCTGAAGGATGGCCTCAAGCCAAGAGCCATGACGCGTGACCTGGATTGGGGTATAAAAGTACCGGTGGAAGATACTGACGGAAAGGTACTATACGTATGGTTCGAAGCACCCATTGGTTACATTTCCGCCACCAAGGACTGGCTTTTACAAAAAAACGGTTCGGAAGACGGCTGGGAAAAATGGTGGAAAAAAAATGCGGAAGGAGAAGATAACAGCCAAACCAAGCTGGTTCATTTCATAGGGAAGGATAATATTGTTTTTCATTGTATCATCTTCCCCGCTATGCTCATGGCCGAGGGAAATTACATACTGGCCGACAATGTTCCCGCCAATGAATTCATGAACCTGGAAGGCGACAAAATTTCCACTTCCCGCAACTGGGCGGTGTGGCTTCATGAGTATCTGAACGAACTTCCCGGAAAACAGGATGTTCTGCGTTATGTACTGGCGGCTAATGCTCCTGAAACCAAGGATAGTGAGTTCACCTGGAAAGATTTCCAGACACGCAACAACAGCGAGCTGGTAGGAATTTACGGCAACTTCATCAACCGGGCGGTGGTGCTTACCCAGAAGTTCTGTGAAAGTACGGTTCCTGCCCAAGGAGAATTGCTGGAAATTGACCTGAATGTATTAAGAGATCTGGCTGCTTTCCCCGCAAAAATTGCGGAGTCAATGGAGAACTACCGTTTCCGGGAGGCACTTTCGCTGGTCATGGACCTGGCACGAACAGGCAACAAGTACCTTGCTGATACACAACCCTGGCATGTTATCAAAACCGACCCTGCCAGAGTAAATACCATACTGAATATCTCGCTCCAGATAGCTGCGTCGCTGGCCATTGTTTCGGAACCGGTACTTCCTTTTACGGCCAGGAAAATATTCGATCAGTTTGGACTGCGTGATACCAACTGGGCCAATGCCGGCAGGCCGGATCTGCTGCCCGAAGGCTCTGCAATAGGCGAATCGGCACTGTTGTTTGAGAAGATCGAGGACACTGTCATTGAAAAACAGGTACAAAAACTACACGACGCCAAACGGCTCAATGAGCTGGAAAGCAAGACGGTCTCAGAAGTAAGGCCGGAAATCCAGTATGACGATTTCTGTAAAATGGACATCCGGGTTGCTACCATTACTGAAGCAGAAGTAGTTCCCAAAAGCAAAAAACTCCTGAAACTGAAAGTAGATATCGGTATCGAACAGCGGACGGTTTTGAGTGGCATTTCAGAGCATTTCAAGCCTGAGGAAATTATTGGCAGGAAGGTATTGTACCTGGCCAATCTTGCTCCCCGAAAAATGATGGGAATGGAAAGTCATGGAATGATTCTGATGGCAGAAGACCGTGACGGCAGCCTGGCCTTTGTGCAACCTGGCAAAGACGTATGGAATGGAGCCACCGTGAGTTAA
- a CDS encoding DUF3179 domain-containing (seleno)protein encodes MKKVFYAGVTGIVIYEIASVYFITPLPGSQNLNSIELAYFLQSWRWVFRIILWVLVLAGGAAVVNKKPIWFPLAMLVMALGITYATHYIMSADKMFYQPVRLEHEISEESVVHQDRLVLGIYENGEAKAYPIQYLGYHHQVRDVIGGKSVMVTYCTACRTGRVYEPLINNREEVFTLVGMDHFNALFEDATTGSWWRQVNGEAVTGVLKGQRLQEFPSIQTSLGQWLKMYPDSRIMQPDPRFQDEYDLLSKYENGWGSTGLTTRDSVSWRDKSWVVGVKIGKDTKALDWNQLLRERLVETTVGRTPVLVALGSDNGSFFAFKRNTPADRFTLRNDTLYCRGEAYNLLGKNVKLSAKGLEMVSAYQEFWHSWRTFNPATERY; translated from the coding sequence ATGAAAAAAGTATTTTATGCCGGCGTAACCGGGATTGTGATTTATGAAATAGCCAGCGTTTATTTCATTACCCCACTTCCGGGAAGTCAGAATCTAAATAGTATAGAACTAGCTTATTTTCTTCAGAGCTGGCGCTGGGTATTCAGGATCATCCTCTGGGTACTCGTATTGGCTGGCGGGGCCGCCGTTGTAAACAAGAAACCAATCTGGTTTCCTCTGGCTATGCTGGTGATGGCCCTGGGAATTACCTATGCCACTCATTATATCATGTCGGCAGATAAGATGTTTTATCAGCCTGTAAGACTGGAACACGAAATATCCGAAGAAAGTGTCGTTCACCAGGACAGGCTGGTACTCGGTATTTATGAAAACGGAGAGGCCAAGGCGTACCCCATTCAGTACCTGGGTTATCACCATCAGGTAAGAGATGTGATAGGCGGAAAGTCTGTGATGGTTACTTACTGTACGGCATGCCGGACAGGCCGGGTTTACGAGCCGTTGATCAACAACAGGGAGGAAGTTTTTACACTGGTTGGCATGGATCATTTTAACGCCCTGTTTGAAGATGCAACCACCGGGAGCTGGTGGCGCCAGGTGAACGGAGAAGCAGTAACAGGTGTATTAAAGGGTCAGCGTTTGCAGGAATTCCCAAGTATACAAACATCCCTGGGACAGTGGCTGAAGATGTATCCTGATAGCAGGATCATGCAGCCCGATCCCAGGTTCCAGGACGAATATGACCTCCTCAGTAAGTATGAAAACGGGTGGGGCAGTACAGGGCTGACCACAAGGGATTCGGTTTCATGGAGGGATAAGTCTTGGGTGGTGGGAGTAAAAATTGGGAAGGATACCAAAGCGTTGGACTGGAACCAGTTACTAAGGGAACGTCTGGTGGAAACTACAGTCGGCCGGACGCCTGTATTGGTAGCTTTGGGGAGTGACAACGGCAGTTTTTTTGCTTTTAAAAGAAATACACCTGCCGACCGCTTTACACTTAGAAATGATACCCTCTACTGCCGCGGAGAAGCTTATAATCTGCTGGGAAAAAATGTAAAACTTTCGGCAAAAGGTCTGGAGATGGTAAGCGCCTATCAGGAATTCTGGCATAGCTGGCGTACGTTTAATCCCGCAACAGAGCGGTATTAA
- a CDS encoding NAD-dependent epimerase/dehydratase family protein, translating into MKILITGVTGLVGSATARRFLSGGHTVYALFRPGSDRTLLVDVEENIHWVEGDVLDISSLERAVQGMDYVIHAAAVVSFVPRDRATMYKVNHEGTANVVNICLKYKTRKLCHVSSIAALGRPDPRKVQPGREIVLDESQRWEDSPENSEYAKSKHLAELEVWRGIAEGLDAVIVNPVLILGEGDWTKSSTQIFRYVYQQKPFYTGGVSNYVDVNDVAEVIFQLLFSDISAERFLLSAGSISYQELFFLIADTMKKRRPYLKVGRRLSGIIWRIEAVRTWLLGTKPLITKETAQSGVRLIRYDNSKIKNALGFRFQAIENTVARVSESLLARI; encoded by the coding sequence ATGAAGATTTTGATTACCGGTGTTACCGGCCTGGTGGGAAGTGCAACGGCCAGGCGTTTTCTGTCCGGGGGGCATACTGTTTATGCACTTTTCAGGCCCGGATCAGACAGGACCCTGCTGGTCGACGTGGAGGAAAATATTCATTGGGTCGAAGGAGATGTATTGGATATCAGTTCATTAGAGAGAGCCGTGCAAGGCATGGATTATGTGATACATGCGGCTGCTGTGGTGTCCTTTGTACCCCGCGACAGAGCTACGATGTACAAGGTTAATCATGAAGGAACAGCCAATGTTGTTAACATCTGTCTGAAATATAAAACCCGTAAATTGTGCCACGTCAGCAGTATAGCTGCGTTGGGCAGGCCAGATCCCCGCAAAGTTCAGCCGGGGCGGGAAATTGTGCTGGACGAGAGCCAGCGCTGGGAAGATTCGCCCGAAAATTCGGAATATGCCAAATCCAAGCATCTTGCCGAATTGGAGGTGTGGCGGGGTATTGCGGAAGGGCTTGACGCAGTTATTGTAAATCCGGTTTTGATTTTGGGAGAAGGCGACTGGACAAAAAGCAGCACCCAGATTTTCAGATACGTTTATCAGCAAAAACCTTTTTACACCGGGGGAGTCTCCAATTATGTAGATGTAAATGACGTGGCGGAGGTGATTTTTCAGCTCCTGTTTTCAGATATTTCCGCTGAGCGTTTTCTGCTTTCGGCCGGCAGTATTTCTTATCAGGAACTATTCTTTCTGATTGCCGACACAATGAAAAAAAGGAGGCCTTATCTGAAAGTCGGAAGAAGGCTCTCAGGGATTATATGGCGGATCGAAGCCGTACGCACGTGGTTGCTTGGAACCAAGCCGCTGATCACCAAAGAAACCGCCCAATCCGGGGTCAGATTGATCAGATATGATAATTCGAAAATTAAAAATGCGTTAGGATTTAGGTTTCAGGCAATTGAGAATACTGTGGCCCGGGTAAGTGAAAGTTTACTAGCCCGGATTTGA